The following coding sequences are from one Mycoplasma mycoides subsp. capri window:
- a CDS encoding glycine--tRNA ligase produces the protein MSKSIEKMISHLKNQGFVFQGSEIYGGLANSWDYGPLGCEVKNKLKKVWWDFFVKKNPLNVGLDSSIILNSKVWKASGHIDGFNDPLIDCKNCKSRWRADKLIEEFDSSINTGIMTSAQLEDYIKQNNILCKKCQKKDFTQIRKFALMFKTNQGVLEDDSSIVYLRPETAQGIFINFKNVQRSMRKKLPFGIGQIGKSFRNEITPGNFIFRTREFEQMELEFFFDPNDQKDWFKYWLDQIELFLTKKICLDKSNYKIRENLKDELAHYALKTSDIEFNFPFGWGELWGISHRSDFDLKVHQNLSKEDLTVLKEETNQKVLANVIEPSVGVERLMLAIFWQAYTEEQLEENNSRTVLKLPYNLAPYQVAITPLSKQLNQNANQLFLDLLNDFDAVYDETGNIGKRYRRQDAIGTPFVITYDFQTLEDQKVTIRYRDTMKQERILISQLKDFLNSQFN, from the coding sequence ATGTCTAAATCAATAGAAAAAATGATTAGTCACTTGAAAAATCAGGGGTTTGTTTTTCAAGGATCAGAAATTTATGGAGGTTTAGCAAATAGTTGAGATTATGGTCCTTTAGGATGTGAAGTTAAAAACAAGTTAAAAAAAGTTTGATGAGATTTTTTTGTTAAAAAAAATCCTTTAAATGTGGGATTAGATAGCTCAATTATTTTAAATTCTAAAGTTTGAAAAGCTTCTGGTCATATTGACGGATTTAATGATCCATTAATTGATTGTAAAAATTGTAAGAGCAGATGAAGAGCTGATAAATTAATTGAAGAATTTGATTCATCAATTAATACTGGAATTATGACAAGTGCTCAATTAGAAGACTATATAAAACAAAATAATATTTTATGTAAAAAATGCCAAAAAAAAGATTTTACTCAAATAAGAAAATTTGCTTTAATGTTTAAAACTAATCAAGGTGTTTTAGAAGATGATTCATCAATTGTATACTTAAGACCTGAAACAGCTCAAGGAATTTTTATAAATTTTAAAAACGTTCAAAGAAGTATGAGAAAAAAACTTCCATTTGGAATTGGACAAATTGGAAAATCTTTTAGAAATGAAATTACACCAGGTAACTTTATTTTTAGAACTAGAGAATTTGAACAAATGGAATTAGAATTCTTTTTTGATCCAAACGATCAAAAAGATTGATTTAAATATTGATTAGACCAAATAGAGTTATTTTTAACTAAAAAAATTTGTCTTGATAAATCTAATTACAAAATTAGAGAAAATTTAAAAGATGAATTAGCTCACTATGCTTTAAAAACTAGTGATATTGAATTTAATTTTCCTTTTGGTTGAGGAGAATTGTGAGGAATTAGTCACCGTTCTGATTTTGATTTAAAAGTTCATCAAAATTTAAGTAAAGAAGATCTAACTGTTTTAAAAGAAGAAACTAATCAAAAAGTTTTAGCTAATGTTATTGAACCAAGTGTTGGAGTTGAAAGATTGATGTTAGCAATTTTTTGACAAGCATACACTGAAGAACAATTAGAAGAAAATAATTCAAGAACAGTTTTAAAACTACCTTATAATTTAGCACCATACCAAGTAGCAATAACCCCTTTATCAAAACAATTAAACCAAAATGCTAATCAATTATTTTTAGACTTACTAAATGATTTTGATGCTGTTTATGATGAAACAGGAAATATTGGAAAACGTTATAGAAGACAAGATGCAATTGGTACTCCTTTTGTTATAACTTATGATTTTCAAACTTTAGAAGATCAAAAAGTAACTATTAGATACAGAGATACAATGAAGCAAGAAAGAATTTTGATTTCTCAATTAAAAGACTTTTTAAACTCACAATTTAATTAA
- a CDS encoding cysteine peptidase family C39 domain-containing protein, producing the protein MIINYYYNQNYDLDRLKLEINYVEEMLSFYDISNICSKYFLTCKALQIENDLEQINKKVYLAQVINQTGLLHFVVVEKQNNHLIIYDPLKTKKQKFTYKDFYQIFTGYILIFNSNYKKFKANYNNLFTLFDSFYLAYLFYIILNIFSILLTILEMRFLYVYSLSITNLNNSYFLYLYFLAIFIINIFLNEISKFLLNKYYQKNKSKKLETFYYYLVEKNIKLDIINTYSEIEFISSYQTYVLLNTISALINSLVILFVIFYINKTIFLVLFVFDLFWLVISFIYNFFTNQNKTNNQNLNLITHLLNKTKLIDKKTSLELINKDLNKNQTDYLHILFNFFEKISLLVIYYISWDLLKFNYIEFSILLIIVLFKAIHTNDLKKLVYFLQNFNKYKQLLIKFNNFKLANNYIELEQINNIQIRNLLTNLNINLDQKINYLSNEYDLKTFIKTKNSKDHILILINKINLKDISTFSLNKHFIYLDNLEIKYSTVLQNIIVNQSDLNIFTHKIIKDLINKYQINLTKIINLETITKLETEFIKLLRIFYLDHRYLLFNDNFEIINKTDISLVLKLFTSYSNSSLIITSNDIKYNLISKD; encoded by the coding sequence ATGATAATTAATTATTATTATAATCAAAACTATGATTTAGATAGATTAAAACTAGAAATCAATTATGTTGAAGAAATGTTAAGTTTTTATGATATTTCAAATATTTGCTCAAAATATTTTTTAACTTGTAAAGCTTTACAAATCGAAAATGACTTAGAACAAATAAATAAAAAAGTTTATTTAGCTCAAGTTATTAATCAAACTGGTTTATTACATTTTGTTGTAGTTGAAAAACAAAATAATCATTTAATAATTTATGACCCTTTAAAAACAAAAAAACAAAAATTCACTTATAAAGATTTTTATCAAATCTTTACAGGTTATATATTAATTTTTAATTCTAATTATAAAAAATTTAAAGCTAATTATAATAATTTATTTACTTTGTTTGATAGTTTTTATTTAGCTTATTTGTTTTATATTATTTTAAATATTTTTAGTATTTTATTAACTATTTTAGAAATGCGGTTTTTATATGTTTATTCATTATCTATAACAAATTTAAATAATTCTTATTTTTTGTATTTATATTTTTTAGCAATTTTTATAATTAATATTTTTTTAAATGAAATTTCTAAGTTTTTATTAAATAAGTATTATCAAAAAAACAAAAGTAAAAAACTAGAAACTTTTTATTATTATTTAGTTGAAAAAAATATCAAACTAGATATTATAAATACTTATAGCGAAATTGAGTTTATAAGTAGTTATCAAACTTATGTTTTATTAAATACAATTAGTGCACTAATTAATAGTTTAGTTATTTTATTTGTAATTTTTTATATTAACAAAACTATTTTTTTAGTTTTATTTGTTTTTGATCTTTTTTGATTAGTTATTAGTTTTATTTATAACTTTTTTACAAATCAAAATAAAACTAATAATCAAAATCTCAATTTAATTACACATTTATTAAATAAAACAAAATTAATTGATAAAAAAACTAGTTTAGAACTAATTAATAAAGATTTAAATAAAAATCAAACTGATTATTTACATATTTTATTTAACTTTTTTGAAAAGATTAGTTTATTAGTGATTTATTATATAAGTTGAGATTTATTAAAGTTTAATTATATTGAATTTAGTATTTTATTAATTATTGTTTTATTTAAAGCAATTCATACAAATGATTTAAAAAAACTAGTTTATTTTTTACAAAACTTTAATAAATACAAACAACTTTTAATTAAATTTAATAATTTTAAATTAGCAAATAACTATATAGAACTAGAACAAATTAATAATATTCAAATTAGAAATCTTTTAACTAATTTAAATATTAATTTAGATCAAAAAATTAATTACTTATCAAATGAATATGATTTAAAAACTTTTATAAAAACTAAAAATTCTAAAGATCATATTTTAATTTTAATTAATAAAATAAATCTTAAAGATATTTCAACATTTAGTTTAAATAAACATTTTATTTATTTAGATAATCTTGAAATTAAATATTCAACTGTTTTACAAAACATTATTGTTAATCAATCAGATTTAAATATTTTTACTCATAAAATCATTAAAGATCTTATAAATAAGTACCAAATTAATTTGACAAAAATTATTAATTTAGAAACTATAACAAAACTAGAAACTGAATTTATTAAACTATTAAGAATTTTTTATTTAGATCATCGCTATTTATTATTTAATGATAACTTTGAAATTATTAATAAAACTGATATAAGTTTAGTTTTAAAATTATTTACAAGTTATTCAAATAGTTCATTAATAATAACAAGTAATGATATCAAGTATAATTTAATTAGTAAGGATTAA
- the era gene encoding GTPase Era yields the protein MSNFKSGFVSIIGRPNVGKSTLLNKLIGEKISIVTNKPQTTRNNIRGILTKKDQYQIVFIDTPGVHTSKKQLDKFLNTSALKSTKDVDVILFLAPSDEAIGKNDLFLLKQIKNLDVFKILVITKADNVTKEQLILKANEWSNYQDQFDEIIITSSITNLNIEKLLELIVSNLSDNDYQFYDDDILTDQSDRFMIKEIIRENILLKTGQEVPHSVAVLVEHLEQNENEINISCAIIVERQSQKSIIIGKNGVKISDIRYKSKKQIQALFKKHINLELFVKVQENWRNSPSLIKKMGYNKDQY from the coding sequence ATGAGTAATTTTAAATCTGGATTTGTAAGTATTATTGGAAGACCAAATGTTGGAAAATCAACTTTATTAAACAAACTTATTGGAGAAAAAATTTCAATAGTGACAAACAAACCACAAACTACAAGAAATAATATTAGAGGAATTTTAACTAAAAAAGATCAATATCAAATTGTTTTTATTGATACTCCAGGAGTGCATACTTCAAAAAAACAATTAGATAAATTTTTAAATACAAGTGCTTTAAAATCTACAAAAGATGTTGATGTAATTTTGTTTTTAGCTCCAAGTGATGAAGCTATTGGAAAAAATGATTTATTTTTATTAAAACAAATTAAAAACTTGGATGTTTTTAAAATTTTAGTAATAACTAAAGCTGATAATGTTACAAAAGAACAATTGATTTTAAAAGCAAATGAATGAAGTAATTATCAAGATCAATTTGATGAAATTATTATTACAAGCTCAATTACTAATTTAAATATTGAAAAATTATTAGAATTAATTGTAAGTAATTTATCAGATAATGATTATCAATTTTATGATGATGATATTTTAACTGATCAATCAGATCGTTTTATGATAAAAGAAATTATTAGAGAAAATATTTTATTAAAAACTGGTCAAGAAGTACCTCATAGTGTTGCAGTTTTAGTTGAGCATTTAGAACAAAATGAAAATGAAATTAATATTAGTTGTGCAATTATAGTTGAAAGACAATCTCAAAAATCAATAATAATTGGTAAAAATGGAGTAAAAATTTCAGATATTAGATATAAATCTAAAAAACAAATTCAAGCATTATTTAAAAAGCATATTAATTTAGAACTATTTGTAAAAGTTCAAGAAAATTGAAGAAACTCACCTAGTTTAATTAAAAAAATGGGTTATAACAAGGATCAATATTAA
- the dnaG gene encoding DNA primase, whose amino-acid sequence MVYISNEKINEIISQVSIVDVISSYLHLIKKGRNYLAVCPFHNDSNPSLTISPEKRIYTCFSCKASGNVINFVKDFEHVDFLTALKTVCDKANISLDEFKNYNQPIKDLEAETIFKLNSEANNIFKTKLFSNLGIQALEYLKSRNISIEQIKKFEIGFASDKTNLVQKLLNKNYNSLDIEKANLGIITNSYTKDYFINRIIFPIKDENNQVIGFSGRSFTKDNEPKYLNTKENKIFKKSHLAYNIASALKISKSLKKIIVLEGFMDVISLSKIDINNTIALMGTSLSNYHLNLFKRHNLDVLLFLDGDDPGVQANIKISHQLLKEKINVLVIDNQTNNDPDELVNNNVKYLKQIINQPIHPVNYLIDKLWNKVDINDPNQIENFIKKVLNFIFDLNNEILVETTINKLVELTKISEQTIKNNLIELKKQSKPNNSFNKNSTTQVFKTNTQTNKVNKQQSKSKPNDFIKKEYINAERRIFISLLISDQFLDKIAANVDKMIHPDIKHATINLINLYNKKIYQGNDINKAFDLLKEYNLTGFDKKQEEIINNSLLTSIKIRESEIDDAFSKLDSYHNDTEISNLKKLLVESKNKTERFQIWNGIDTLKNKKKKR is encoded by the coding sequence ATGGTATATATCTCAAATGAGAAAATTAATGAAATTATTTCACAAGTTAGTATTGTTGATGTAATTTCTTCTTATTTGCATTTAATTAAAAAGGGAAGAAACTATTTAGCTGTTTGTCCTTTTCATAATGATTCAAATCCTTCTTTAACAATTTCACCAGAAAAAAGAATTTATACATGTTTTAGTTGTAAAGCATCTGGGAATGTAATTAATTTTGTTAAAGACTTTGAACATGTTGATTTTTTAACTGCTTTAAAAACTGTTTGTGATAAAGCAAATATTTCATTAGATGAGTTCAAAAATTATAATCAGCCAATAAAAGATTTAGAAGCAGAAACAATTTTTAAACTAAACTCAGAAGCTAATAATATTTTTAAAACTAAACTATTTTCAAATTTAGGAATTCAGGCTTTAGAATATTTAAAATCAAGAAATATTAGTATTGAACAAATTAAAAAATTTGAAATTGGGTTTGCTAGTGATAAAACAAACTTAGTACAAAAACTTTTAAATAAAAATTACAATAGTTTAGATATTGAAAAAGCCAATTTAGGAATTATTACAAATAGTTATACAAAAGATTATTTTATAAATAGAATTATTTTTCCTATAAAAGATGAAAATAATCAAGTTATTGGGTTTAGTGGTAGAAGTTTTACAAAAGATAATGAACCAAAATACTTAAATACTAAAGAAAATAAAATTTTTAAAAAATCACATTTAGCTTATAATATAGCTAGTGCTTTAAAAATTAGTAAATCTTTAAAAAAAATTATTGTTTTAGAAGGATTTATGGATGTTATTAGTTTAAGTAAAATTGATATTAATAACACAATTGCTTTAATGGGAACTAGCTTGTCTAATTATCATTTAAATCTTTTTAAAAGACACAATTTAGATGTGTTATTATTTTTAGATGGTGATGATCCTGGAGTTCAAGCAAATATTAAAATTAGTCACCAATTATTAAAAGAAAAAATTAATGTTTTAGTAATTGATAATCAAACTAATAATGATCCTGATGAATTAGTAAATAATAATGTAAAATATTTAAAACAAATTATTAATCAACCAATTCACCCTGTTAATTATTTAATAGACAAATTATGAAATAAAGTTGATATTAATGACCCTAACCAAATTGAAAATTTCATTAAAAAAGTTTTAAATTTTATTTTTGATCTTAATAATGAAATCTTAGTTGAAACTACTATTAATAAACTTGTTGAACTAACTAAAATTTCAGAACAAACTATTAAAAATAACTTAATAGAATTAAAAAAACAATCAAAACCAAATAATAGTTTTAATAAAAATTCAACAACACAAGTATTTAAAACAAATACTCAAACTAATAAAGTTAATAAACAACAATCTAAATCAAAACCAAATGATTTTATAAAAAAAGAATATATTAATGCTGAAAGAAGAATTTTTATCTCACTTTTAATTAGTGATCAATTTTTAGATAAAATAGCTGCTAATGTTGATAAAATGATTCATCCAGATATAAAACACGCAACAATTAACTTAATTAATCTTTATAATAAAAAAATTTATCAAGGAAATGATATTAATAAAGCATTTGACTTACTTAAAGAGTATAATCTTACAGGCTTTGATAAAAAACAAGAAGAAATTATTAATAATTCTTTACTTACAAGTATAAAAATTCGAGAATCTGAAATTGATGATGCTTTTAGTAAACTAGATTCATATCACAATGATACAGAAATTTCAAATTTAAAAAAACTGCTTGTTGAAAGCAAAAATAAAACAGAGAGATTTCAAATTTGAAATGGAATTGATACTCTGAAAAACAAAAAGAAAAAGAGGTAA
- a CDS encoding tRNA (adenine(22)-N(1))-methyltransferase yields MLSFRLHQVAKLINNSTTIADIGTDHAYLPIYLVQNNKTKIAYACDINQKPLKIALKNVEKFGLTDQIFTILSNGLEFVKNKEILNIDYVTICGLGSQTILEILKNDHQKISNYIICSNTSVKNLRLWAVSHNYLIKYESFIYEDDHYYWLIEINKNKFSDHLEELEIEFGSKQFFNKNSLYISYLENEISNLTRILNQINPNNIKYLEIQNRINKIRKYIDVIR; encoded by the coding sequence ATGTTATCTTTTAGATTACACCAAGTTGCAAAACTAATTAATAACTCAACAACAATAGCTGATATTGGTACTGATCATGCTTATTTACCAATATATTTAGTTCAAAACAATAAAACTAAAATTGCTTATGCTTGTGATATTAATCAAAAACCTTTAAAAATAGCTTTAAAAAACGTTGAAAAATTTGGTTTAACAGACCAAATTTTTACCATTTTATCTAATGGTTTAGAGTTTGTTAAAAATAAAGAAATTCTAAATATTGATTATGTAACAATTTGTGGGTTAGGTAGTCAAACTATTTTAGAAATTTTAAAAAATGATCATCAAAAAATTAGTAATTATATAATTTGTTCAAATACTAGTGTTAAAAATTTAAGACTATGAGCTGTTAGTCATAATTATTTAATTAAATATGAATCATTTATTTATGAAGATGATCATTATTATTGATTAATTGAAATTAATAAAAATAAATTTTCTGATCATTTAGAAGAATTAGAAATAGAATTTGGTTCAAAACAGTTTTTTAATAAAAATAGTTTATATATTAGTTATTTAGAAAATGAAATTAGTAATTTAACTAGAATTTTGAATCAAATTAATCCAAACAACATTAAATATTTA
- a CDS encoding DJ-1 family glyoxalase III, which translates to MKKIALYLNPGFEEIEAVTACDVLKRAGILVDMVSTIDSLEVKGAHNIVIKANKLWKELNINYYDGMVLPGGSGVTSLFDNQTLIDNILEFNKQNKLIASICAAPQVIGQTKLLDNKTITHYPNCNFYLDKANVVLDKPFVVDNNFITGSSAGSSMLFSLAIVEYLLGKEKKEEIYKNLVIFG; encoded by the coding sequence ATGAAAAAAATCGCATTGTACTTAAATCCTGGTTTTGAAGAAATAGAAGCAGTTACAGCTTGTGATGTTTTAAAAAGAGCTGGTATTTTAGTTGATATGGTTTCAACAATTGATTCACTAGAAGTAAAAGGTGCTCATAATATCGTAATTAAAGCAAATAAATTATGAAAAGAGTTAAATATTAATTATTATGATGGTATGGTTTTACCTGGTGGAAGTGGAGTTACTAGTTTATTTGATAATCAAACTTTAATTGATAATATTTTAGAATTTAATAAACAAAATAAATTAATTGCTTCAATTTGTGCAGCTCCTCAAGTAATTGGACAAACTAAACTATTAGATAATAAAACAATTACTCATTATCCAAATTGTAATTTTTATTTAGATAAAGCTAATGTAGTTTTAGATAAACCATTTGTTGTTGATAATAATTTTATAACTGGATCTAGTGCTGGAAGTAGTATGTTATTTAGTTTAGCAATTGTTGAATATCTACTAGGAAAAGAAAAAAAAGAAGAAATTTATAAAAATTTAGTAATTTTTGGTTAA
- a CDS encoding sigma-70 family RNA polymerase sigma factor: MAKFNNKSELKKIASFNDFLDYTVSFASKNNNEISSEDVLEVFANIFPNASDNESEKILDVLQQKGIVFSDLIDDDIEQEELEEVEEEIEDVNLEELEELENLEDLDDLDFDLDSTSNNLDDYDENVNDDLDEFKEAKSAAIKGRKSAKSSNHMKYRVGGISNETKIQDIIKTYFYKIGQAPILTKEQEIIYAKMAVSDDPEDVQEGRNKLIESNLKLVISVARKHLNRGLDFADLIEEGNIGLMKAVDKFEYEKGFKFSTYATWWIRQAITRAIADQARTIRIPVHMVETINKLARVERQLTQELGREPNADEIANRVGEGITGDKVIEIKKLSIEPVSLEKPFGDEDDTHFGDFVEDKDMVSPNEYTEKEILKEVMDKVFEDMPPREEKVIRMRYGIVPTRLRTLLRLAQECNDSNAKELKQAIEELDIHLDTPIEKVRKFNNQIINNNLAKYDSARTLEEVGKELNVTRERIRQIEAKTIRKLKQPSPNNKSGKTLKEFYKGY, encoded by the coding sequence ATGGCTAAATTTAATAACAAATCAGAATTAAAAAAGATTGCTTCATTTAATGATTTTTTAGATTATACAGTTTCATTTGCTAGTAAAAATAATAATGAAATTTCATCTGAAGATGTATTAGAAGTTTTTGCAAACATTTTTCCAAATGCATCAGATAATGAATCAGAAAAAATATTAGATGTTTTACAACAAAAAGGAATAGTTTTTTCAGATTTAATAGATGATGATATTGAACAAGAAGAACTAGAAGAAGTAGAAGAAGAAATTGAAGATGTTAATTTAGAAGAACTAGAAGAATTAGAAAATTTAGAAGATCTTGATGATTTAGATTTTGATTTAGATAGTACTTCAAATAATTTAGATGATTATGATGAAAATGTTAATGATGATTTAGATGAATTTAAAGAAGCAAAAAGTGCAGCTATAAAAGGTAGAAAATCAGCTAAGTCATCAAATCATATGAAATATCGCGTTGGTGGTATTAGTAATGAAACTAAAATCCAAGACATTATTAAAACTTATTTTTATAAAATAGGTCAAGCACCAATTTTAACAAAAGAACAAGAAATAATATATGCTAAAATGGCAGTTAGTGATGATCCTGAAGATGTACAAGAAGGTAGAAACAAATTAATTGAATCTAACTTAAAACTAGTTATTTCTGTTGCTAGAAAACATTTAAACCGTGGATTAGATTTTGCAGATTTAATTGAAGAAGGAAACATTGGTTTAATGAAAGCTGTTGATAAATTTGAATATGAAAAAGGATTTAAATTTTCAACTTATGCTACTTGATGAATTCGTCAAGCAATAACAAGAGCTATTGCTGATCAAGCAAGAACTATTAGAATTCCAGTTCACATGGTTGAAACAATTAATAAATTAGCAAGAGTTGAACGTCAATTAACTCAAGAATTAGGAAGAGAACCTAATGCTGATGAAATTGCTAATAGAGTTGGTGAAGGAATTACTGGTGATAAAGTTATTGAAATTAAAAAACTTTCAATTGAACCAGTAAGTTTAGAAAAACCTTTTGGTGATGAAGATGATACTCATTTTGGAGATTTTGTTGAAGATAAAGACATGGTTTCTCCAAATGAATATACTGAAAAAGAAATTTTAAAAGAAGTAATGGATAAAGTTTTTGAAGATATGCCACCAAGAGAAGAAAAAGTGATTAGAATGAGATATGGAATTGTTCCAACAAGACTAAGAACTTTATTAAGACTTGCTCAAGAATGTAATGATTCAAATGCTAAAGAATTAAAACAAGCAATTGAAGAATTAGATATTCATTTAGATACACCAATTGAAAAAGTTAGAAAATTTAATAATCAAATCATTAATAATAATTTAGCAAAATATGATTCAGCTAGAACTTTAGAAGAAGTTGGAAAAGAATTAAATGTTACTAGAGAAAGAATCAGACAAATTGAAGCAAAAACTATTAGAAAATTAAAACAACCATCACCAAATAATAAATCTGGAAAAACATTAAAAGAATTTTATAAAGGATATTAA
- the ybeY gene encoding rRNA maturation RNase YbeY, whose translation MIRINYFNETNINMDFWKKFCNKILKTAYNYFNFNYDIELSITFVNDLKAQQINQQYRNHSYIADVTSFPVEMTENEIKAIGFRELGDMFINLSEAKRKAIKYNHDLNSEMGFLFVHGFLHLLGYDHEDLNDEKIMFDLQDQILKLNNLEYIIKFNEDDYLESN comes from the coding sequence ATGATAAGAATCAACTATTTTAATGAAACTAATATTAATATGGACTTTTGAAAAAAGTTTTGTAATAAAATTTTAAAAACTGCTTATAATTATTTTAATTTTAACTATGATATTGAGTTAAGCATTACATTTGTAAATGATTTAAAAGCTCAACAAATTAATCAACAATATCGCAATCATTCTTATATTGCTGATGTAACTTCTTTTCCAGTAGAAATGACTGAAAATGAAATTAAAGCAATTGGTTTTAGAGAATTAGGTGATATGTTTATTAATTTAAGTGAAGCTAAAAGAAAAGCAATTAAATATAATCACGATTTAAATTCAGAAATGGGTTTTTTATTTGTTCATGGGTTTTTACACTTATTAGGTTATGATCATGAAGATTTAAATGATGAAAAAATTATGTTTGACTTACAAGATCAAATCTTAAAGCTAAATAACTTAGAATATATAATTAAATTTAATGAAGATGATTATTTAGAAAGTAATTAA
- the recO gene encoding DNA repair protein RecO — MEKTLKGIVLNSFDFQDYDKIITIYSNLYGKISLVCLGVNKIKSKNKYGINYLSYSNFEIFKSKNKFNLSKLKRSELINSFNHISTDFNLYLYANIITSLVLSLDEQIKNYNLYKTLKLSISIINNKPDLGLKVCVLFMFYFLKIIGNQIDLSKCGFCNSKINPIIAISFTNYCSSCKFCYFDDCILIDNQLSNFINSIFKNDFITNLSQEISTNNLNILTRFILNYYQDIVGTYTTSMYLLSTLIRFN, encoded by the coding sequence ATGGAAAAAACCTTAAAGGGAATAGTTTTAAATAGTTTTGATTTTCAAGATTATGATAAAATTATTACAATTTATTCTAATTTGTATGGAAAAATTAGTCTAGTTTGTTTAGGTGTTAATAAAATAAAAAGTAAAAATAAATATGGTATTAACTACTTATCATATTCAAATTTTGAGATTTTTAAATCAAAAAATAAATTTAATTTATCTAAATTAAAAAGATCAGAATTGATTAATAGTTTTAATCATATTTCAACTGATTTTAATTTGTATTTATATGCAAATATTATTACTTCATTAGTATTAAGTTTAGATGAACAAATTAAAAATTATAACTTGTATAAAACATTAAAATTAAGTATTTCAATTATTAATAATAAACCTGATTTAGGATTAAAGGTTTGTGTTTTATTTATGTTTTATTTTTTAAAAATAATTGGAAATCAAATCGATTTATCTAAATGTGGGTTTTGTAATTCTAAAATAAATCCGATTATAGCAATTAGTTTTACTAATTATTGTTCAAGTTGTAAATTTTGTTATTTTGATGACTGTATATTAATAGATAATCAATTATCAAATTTTATAAATTCAATTTTTAAAAATGATTTTATAACTAACTTAAGTCAAGAAATTTCAACTAACAATTTAAACATTTTAACTAGATTTATCTTAAATTATTACCAAGATATTGTAGGAACATATACAACAAGTATGTACTTATTATCTACACTAATTCGATTTAATTAG